Proteins co-encoded in one Carassius carassius chromosome 35, fCarCar2.1, whole genome shotgun sequence genomic window:
- the LOC132116397 gene encoding V-type proton ATPase 16 kDa proteolipid subunit c, whose amino-acid sequence MSSGSPEYSSFFAVMGASAAMVFSALGAAYGTAKSGTGIAAMSVMRPELIMKSIIPVVMAGIIAIYGLVVAVLIANSISDKITLYKSFLHLGAGLSVGLSGLAAGFAIGIVGDAGVRGTAQQPRLFVGMILILIFAEVLGLYGLIVALILSTK is encoded by the exons ATGTCGTCGGGAAGCCCTGAATACTCGTCGTTCTTCGCAGTGATGGGCGCCTCAGCGGCGATGGTCTTCAGCg CGTTGGGCGCGGCGTATGGCACGGCGAAGAGTGGCACGGGGATCGCTGCCATGTCTGTGATGCGTCCGGAGCTGATCATGAAGTCCATCATTCCTGTGGTCATGGCGGGAATCATCGCTATATACGGACTGGTGGTGGCCGTCCTCATCGCCAACAGCATCTCAGACAAGATCACTCTGTACAA gagTTTCTTGCATCTGGGTGCGGGTCTGAGTGTGGGTCTGAGTGGGCTTGCGGCTGGGTTTGCCATCGGCATCGTGGGAGATGCGGGCGtccgtggcaccgcccagcagcCGCGCCTCTTCGTGGGCATGATCCTCATCCTGATCTTCGCTGAAGTTCTGGGTCTCTACGGCCTCATCGTAGCCCTGATTCTCTCAACCAAATAA
- the LOC132116379 gene encoding TBC1 domain family member 24-like — MAVDCGVFVDWSQMGDVSHDATPGKTEYKDFKELKQHARSGQWAKNHSQRSAVYQQLLKALPCRTVTPDAAVYRDIVGSSNSKRNPSAYLLPEFVDGVAVPRYCLKAESVGSVHAVISCIAGQFPDISYCPSLPAVTALLLHWSADEAQCFESVSRMLACNEPGRRLLDQTFLAYQSACMTFGDLVHKYCPAAHKLMVATATDVLEVYSDWQRWVLGDLPFSFAARVMDVYLVEGYKVLYRVALAILKFYRKQRSAATSSALTKQDSAAVRSDIQAFVQNIEKSVTPEKLLEKAFSIRLFSRKEITLLQLANEKSLQQKGITVKQKRQNVQLAVNADNFSSEIVSAKEIRDIWSWIPERFALCQPQLLFTTSTHGCSLNRFYSHCEGYEPTLMLLRTTDGEMCGAFLSTDWEERKRGGNKLSFFGTGECFVFKMKPEMERYEWVVIKHPELANSSPAVDDEQTGANDNGGPQSLETPATDASHLSPFLSARHFNLNSRNTSMFMAGNIDSIIIGGGEGNALYIDSELNHGRTERCLTFDNPPLCTESFQIALLEVWGFKDAMAS, encoded by the exons atggcTGTTGATTGTGGTGTGTTCGTGGACTGGTCTCAGATGGGCGATGTGAGTCACGACGCGACTCCCGGTAAGACCGAATATAAAGACTTCAAGGAGCTGAAGCAGCATGCCCGCTCGGGCCAGTGGGCCAAAAATCACAGCCAGCGCTCGGCCGTTTACCAGCAGCTGCTCAAAGCACTCCCGTGTCGCACCGTCACGCCGGACGCCGCGGTCTACCGCGATATCGTAGGCAGTTCTAACTCCAAGCGCAACCCATCCGCTTACCTCTTGCCAGAGTTTGTGGATGGGGTGGCAGTGCCACGCTACTGTCTGAAGGCCGAATCTGTGGGATCAGTGCATGCTGTGATTTCTTGCATCGCAGGGCAGTTCCCAGATATCTCGTATTGCCCGTCTTTACCAGCGGTGACTGCGCTGCTGCTGCACTGGAGCGCCGATGAAGCGCAGTGCTTCGAGAGCGTCAGCCGCATGCTGGCCTGCAACGAACCCGGGCGCCGTTTATTAGATCAGACTTTCCTTGCATATCAATCGGCCTGCATGACCTTCGGCGACCTCGTGCATAAATACTGCCCGGCCGCGCATAAGCTGATGGTGGCCACCGCGACAGACGTCCTGGAGGTTTACTCTGACTGGCAGCGATGGGTTCTGGGCGACCTGCCTTTTAGCTTCGCTGCGCGTGTGATGGATGTTTACTTGGTGGAGGGGTACAAGGTCCTTTACCGCGTGGCGCTGGCCATACTGAAGTTCTACCGCAAGCAGCGCAGCGCTGCAACAAGCTCGGCTTTAACCAAGCAGGACTCGGCGGCGGTCAGGAGCGATATACAGGCATTCGTGCAGAATATCGAGAAAAGCGTGACGCCGGAAAAGCTGCTTGAAAAGGCCTTTTCCATCCGCCTGTTCAGCCGGAAAGAGATCACACTGCTGCAGCTGGCCAATGAGAAATCACTCCAGCAGAAAGGCATCACCGTCAAACAGAAGAG ACAAAATGTGCAGTTAGCGGTGAACGCTGATAATTTCAGCTCGGAGATCGTCAGCGCTAAAGAGATCAGAGATATCTGGTCGTGGATCCCGGAGCGTTTCGCTTTATGTCAGCCGCAGCTGCTCTTCACCACATCTACACACGGCTGCAGCCTCAacag GTTTTATTCTCACTGTGAGGGATATGAGCCGACGTTAATGCTCCTCAGAACTACAGATGGAGAG ATGTGTGGAGCCTTCCTGTCCACTGATTGGGAGGAGCGGAAGAGGGGCGGGAACAAGCTCAGCTTTTTCGGCACTGGAGAGTGTTTCGTCTTTAAA atgAAGCCGGAGATGGAGCGTTACGAGTGGGTCGTCATCAAACATCCGGAGCTGGCGAACTCGTCTCCAGCTGTAGATGATGAACAGACCGGAGCGAACGACAACGGTGGGCCGCAGTCTCTCGAGACACCGGCCACAGACGCGTCTCACCTGTCCCCATTTCTCTCTGCAAGACACTTCAACCTCAACTCAAGGAACACCTCCATGTTTATGGCGGGAAACATCGACTCCATCATAATCG GAGGAGGTGAAGGTAACGCTCTGTACATCGACTCGGAGCTGAACCACGGCCGAACCGAGCGCTGCCTGACCTTCGACAACCCACCGCTGTGTACTGAGAGCTTCCAGATCGCTCTTCTGGAGGTTTGGGGCTTCAAAGATGCCATGGCTTCATAA